The Polaribacter sp. HaHaR_3_91 genomic sequence GGATAAAACAAGAAAGTAAAAGGATTATTCTTTTGCTCCGTGACTTTTTGCTGTTTCTATCCAGAGTTCTGCAATTCCTTTTGTGTCTGCTCCCAAGCCTCTAGATAAATGCAATGCAACGCCCATAATTAACAAACAAACTTCATGCACTTGGTCTAGCGTTTGCAAACTATCAAATTGTTTTTGTGCTTTTAATAGTAATAACTCGTTGTGTTTCTGTGCAAATTCTATCGAATTATCTCCAACTTCTTTTATTTCAGGAATCATTAAGGCGTCTATCCAATCTTTTCCAATTCGTTCTGCCAAGATCTCAGGAAGTTCATTACCCATTTCTCTCCATAAAGTCAATGTTTTTGTATCGCCAGAGGCGGATAAACCACTGTCTAATAACAATTCAAAAGCAATGTCAGCAATATTTTGCATTACGTTTAAATAGGCGTCTTGTGCTTTTTCAAAAGGAGCTGCACCTTGTCCTTTTAGATAATCTCCAACACTTAATTTTGGTAAGTTTAAAACTTCTGCACAATCTGTTAAACACGGAAATTGTGCTCCTTCAAAAATATAATCTGCTTTTTTAAATTGAATTTGACGACCTAGAGGATATAAGCGACAGGCTAACGGACGACCTTGGTGCACGCTACAACCGTGATTTTCTATATACTGACTGCAAGCATTCTGTCCTTTTTTATCTTGTTTTCCGTTAAAAGTTAATCGAATACCTCCAAAATCGGTATACAAATCTCGAAAATCTCTCGGACTTACTTTTTTCTCTTTACTAAAACTGAATAATTCCCAAGGATTTAGCATAACCGCTTTTCCGAAACAGCAAGTTCCAGCTCGCGAGCAGGTGAGTGGTAATATACTTTCGGTGCTCAGCTTAGTAGTTTGCATTCGTTTTGGTCGTTTTAATAATTAGTTTTCATACCGATTCAATAAACTAAAAAAGAATCATTGAATTGAGCTGTAAAGATATTATTTTTCAACTTTAAATTTAGAAGAAATTGTTATTTAACTTTCTAAAATCTCTAGCTGTTGCATAATTTGAGCTTCTGTTACTGGATATGGTTTTCCTTCCCTAATCGTATTATAAACATCATCAAATACTTGCATATAAGAAGATTTTTCAGAAACTATATTTTCTTGTTTCTTTATCCCTTCATCATTAATTGTGGTTAATACACCTTTATTATTAATATCTTCTAAACCAAACAAAGAGTTAGAAGGTTTCATGCCTTTTTGTAATTGTTGTTCTTGTACATCAGCACGTTGTTTAATATAAGAACCTTTAGTTCCGTGTAAAATAAATGCAGGTTGTGGATCGGTAACCAATAAACTTGTAGTTATAAAAATTTGCAGTCCATTTGGATATATTAAATGAAAATGAGCATAATCATCTACTTGAGTATTCGGACGAAATTTACCTAATTGTTTTTTCCATTCTAGCGGAATTCCAAAAATAGAGATTACAGCATCTAACAAATGCGGACCTAAATCATATGCTAAGCCACTTCCAGGAACAGGTGTTTCTTTGGTTGCTTTTGGACCGATATCATATTTATAACGATCATAACGAAGGTGAAACTCTACCAATTGCCCTAGTTTACCTGAATCTAACACACTTTTTGCGGATAAAAAATCACTATCATAACGCCTGTTTTGATATGCTAAAACAGCACGATTGTATTTTTTTGCCGCTGTAAATAATTTCTTTGCTTCGGATGATTTAACTGTAAAAGGTTTTTCTAGTAATACATGTTTGTTTGCTTGTAAAGCCTTTAAAGCAAACTCAAAATGAGTAGTATTTGGAGTATTGATAATAACCAATTCTATTTCTGAATCTGCTAAAAGTTCATCAATATTATCATAACTTTTTATTGTAGGGTAGGTAAGATGTGCTTTTTTAGAAGATCTTTCTACAACTGCACTTAATTCAAAATTAGGATGTTCATTAATAAATGGAGCATGAAATATTTGTCCTGACATTCCAAAAGAAAAAACACCTGTTTTTAATACATTTTTATTCATAAACTGATTTTAAAACTTTAGATATTTTTAATATTCCATTAATGCATTAAACTTACTATTTAAGTTATAAATATTTAAATTATCATCAAATGCAACCTGAACAGCCAAAAGTTTTATTTCTAATTCAGATATTTTATTGTCAATTTTATTTTTGTCACCAATAGCTTTACTTTTTTCTAAAACTTGTTTTAAAGCAGACTGATAAGTGCTAAAAATCGATATATATTCTTTACTTAAAGACTCTACTTCATCTCTTATAAACTTCGCCTGGTTTAACGCATACGTAGGATACATTAATTTTTTATTTGTTAAATGATTGTTGTAATCTAAGGGTTTAGCACTAATTATTTTATCTACACTTTGCTGTACAATACCTTTGGTATAGTGCTTATTTATAACGTTTGTTAAGGTTAATTTTTTATCCTGCTCAGAAATGGCATTTGGGTTTAAAGTATTAGAGCGTTCTGTAGTGTATTGTGTTAAAAGTAGCACCAAACCTTCTTTTCTAATATCTAAATTGCCAAGGTTTTGTTCAAATTCTGTTTGTGCTTTTGCCAATCCCTCATAATGCACCAAATACACATTTAATGATTTTTTTAAATCTATAACATCATCTATGGAAACATCGTTTCCTTTTAGCGCATTGCCCATCACCAAATCTACAACAGACTTTATAGAACTCACCACAGGTATTGCACTGGTTAATTCTTCTGTTAAAGGAGATTTTATAATGTTATCAATAAAAAGTAGAAATTTAGATTTTTTTACGCCATTAATTTTTCGATTCCCTTTTATGATTTCATTCTCTAAAATTTCTGCAATTTCTTCGGATAAAGAAAAACCTAAATCTGAATTTTCAGGATTGTTTAAGCTAGAGATTTGAGTAAGATAATCACTAGTTGCATCTAGTTGTTTTATGGCGTTTAAACTTGCGTTTGAAGCAAAAACAAATTCTGTAGTATTAATAATTTTTTTTCTTCTTTGTTCTAATTGGTTCTTTAAACCAAAAAGCTCTGCATCAGAAAATTCTTTAATTATTTTGTTATTAGACTTCATTAATTCTTCAAAATTATTCACTTTTAAAACAATCGTGTCTAATTTTTCTTTTGTTTTCAAAAGCTCAAAATAGTTTTTATAAATTACATTTAAAGAGTCTTTATTGTTTTGTGCGCTTACTATTGATGCTGAAATAATTGTAATAATTGTCAGTAATTTTTTCATAAGATACGTTGTTCTTGGTTTCATATTTCTTAAAATATTAATTCTGATACAAAGCAATATTCATGCCTTTAATAACAAGCGAACGAAATTAACTTTTTTGGGTTTAAATATCAAATTGAAAAATGACTATTTTAATTGTTGTTTACAATTTTATCAAATCTAGAATCCATGCACACACTAATATCTGTGGTTATAAAATTTCCGTTAAAACAAGACTGAAAATGGTTGCAGGACTTGGTGCATTTTGAGCTTGTTTGTTGGTTTTTATTTTGATTATTTTTAGAGGTAGATTTCTCTTTTTCGCAGTTTCGGTAATTGAGTTTCTGGCATGGAATCCAGCAAAGGGACATCTATTAGAATAATAAACCACAATTCCGTTTTTCTCTGAACAAGTTCCGGATTTTACAGAATCATTAAATTTTGGATTTTCTGCTTCTAAATATATTTTCTTTGCTAAAAGACAGAATCCGCTTCCTATTTTTTCTACTTCTTCAAAACCTTGTTTTAGAAACCATTTTGTATCACTCATAAAATGGAATTTCTTTGCACCAACAACGGTTACCAAACCACTTTTATGTTGTTTTTTAGCATCAGCAATAGCAGTCTGTAAAAAGCTTTTTAGCAAGACCTTGTTTTTTATATTTTCCGGAAACCCAAAAGCAATTGATATTTAAATAATTTGGAGCCGTAATAGGAACCCAAGATTCTTCCGCATCAGCATATTCAATAAAAACTTTTGCTCTCTCATTTATTCTTCTAAAAACATAGCCTTTTTCGAATTGATTTTTAAGCCAATCTTTTTTTGCATGATAACTTGATAAACATTTTTTATCAGAAATAGCACAACAAATATGCTCATTTTCTATGCTCTCTGAATCTAAAGTTATAAAATCACTCATTTTAAATAGGAATTAAAATGTGAGTAATTTATCAATAGAAAAGAAGAGAACCAATGATAATAATAAAAAAAAAGTGGTCGTCTGAAAAGCTGAAATGACTGTCATTCTGAATTTATTTCAGAAGCTCAATAAGTTGATAAGCTATAAGAATAAGAAACTGAAACGAGTTCAGTTGAACAAAAATATCTAATTTTTAGGCAAACTCTTTAAGTAAAATTATAAGTTAAAAGGTTAATTCCCTTTAATTCTTTCCCATAATTCCGATAATAGTTTTTTAGCATCTTTTTTATCTTTAGCTTCTTCAATAAAAGACGGAACTCCATTAGCATCGATTTCAATTTTATATTTAAAAACAAAATTTGTAGCATTTGGTTTCATGCTTAATGCCCCAAAACGTAAATCATTAAAATACAATACTCCATTTACTTTATTGACGGTGTACCAACCTTTAGAAATAGCAATCATACGTTGCATTTTTGGTTGATTTACTAAATTGCCTAATAACTCATGATTTTTAGAATAACTAGAAAACTCAACAGGGTTTTTATCAAAAAAAGAAGAATGACCAATTAAAAAAGCATTTTCTGTTTCTACATTAGCAGTCCATAAAAGGGTGTTTAGAGGTGTTGGTTTTGTTTGTATTTCTTTATACTGAATATCTTGTGCAACTAATTCTTTAGTAAACGTTTGATAAGAAACACCTTTTAGAACAAAGGTAAGTACTAAATAAGAACTACTAATAATAAGGGCTAAATTATTATAAAAACGTCTTTTTTTAGCTTCTTTTTTCTGACACATCGCCAAAATTAAAAGCACCAAAAAAGGTATTGTATATAACGGATCTATTACAAAAACATTTTTAAAAGCCAAACGAATGTCTAAAGGCCAAAAAAGTTGTGTTCCCCAAGTAGTTTGTGCATCTAAAATTGGATGCGTTATAAAAGCCCAAAAGAAAAGCCAAGACCAATCTTTTACATTTTTATATTTTTCATATCGGGTGACAATAAAAGCTAAAATAGGAGCAAAGAGCACCGAGAAAAAGATAGAATGTGTAAAACCTCTATGTATTTCTAAGGCAGTAACTTTATCTGCAAAAAAATTAGCGAAAATATCTAAATCCGGAATTGTACCTGCAATAGCACCATACAACATGGCATTATTACCAATTTTTCTACCAAGAACAGCTTCTCCAACTGCGGCACCTAAAACTATTTGTGTTAATGAATCCATTAGATTATTTTTTTACTAATAATTAATAACTCTTTCTAAATTTTTTTTCAACTGAATAATTAATCAAGTTCATAAAGTTTTCATGAACTCCTAAAGTATTTTCTAATTTTAACTGCTGAATAAGGTTTAAAATTTGTTCAGTATTAAACTGTAAATCTGGGATAGAAATATAATTTTGAAAAATATCGCCAATGGTTTTGTAATACAGCGTTTCAAAAGAATTTAAGTTCTTAGGTTTAGCTGTAACATATTCATAAGAATTTACATCAAAAGACTCTAAAACATCGCCTACATACTCTTTGTGTAAAATCTGTGTAGGGTTTACAATATTCAATTCTTTTATTTGTGGATTTAAAAAAGCGTGTAAAATAGCTTTGGATACAAAATCTACAGGCACAATATTTAAACCACTTTTTTTGTCAATCCAAATTCTGAAAGCTTCTTTAGATTTGGTAGCATACTTTGCTAAAAAGATGGCCCAAGAATAGAAAACATCATATTTTGGAGTTTCGTAAAAAGGTTTATCAATTAAACGACCGCAAATAATACTAGGTCTTAAAATTTGAGAAGTTATATTTTTAAGTTTGCACGTTTCTTTTACAAAACGTTCACTTTCATATTTAGATTGCTCATAGGGATTTCTAAAATTGGTAACGGTGTAGTTTTCAATAGCATCACATACTTTTTCATTTTGGATACCAAAAGAATACGCCGTACTAATGTATAAAAAACGTGTTACTCGCTCTGGTAATTGCTCCAAAAGCTGCTTGGTTACCAAATAGTTTTGTGAGTGTACGGTTTTCTTAGAATCACTTGTACTAGATAAATTAGTAGAACCAGCGCAATGAATTACGGTGTCAAAATTATAAGTTTCTAATACTTCTCTGCTAATTGTTGCTAAATCATTTGGAATTATTGTGATTTTTTCTAGACAATTTTCAAGTGTAAAGTCATTTAAAAATTCAGGACGAGAAGCATCTTCTAAGACAGCTAGTAAGCGTTGTTCTGCTGTTTTATCATTAGCTCTAATCACTACAAAAAGATGATTTACTGTTTTTTGAACAATGGCTTTGTGTAGCCATTCAAAAATAATATGAATTCCAACAATTCCCGTTCCTCCAGTTAATAAGCAATTCATATTTTTTTGATGAAATTTCAATAGATGATTTAATAAAAAAATAGTTGTCTTATTACAGACAACTATTTTCTGCTTGAGTGCAGTCTAAATTTTATTGATTATAAAATTTTTGAATGAGCTCTAACGAACATATTATTTTATCCTTTGTAAAAAGGAAGTTTTACAATTGTTGCAGGAATTGCTTTTTTACGAACCTGAATATGTATTTGTGTACCTACTTTAGATAAAATTCTTGGTACATAACCCATTCCAATTCCTTTTTGTAAACTAGGGCTCATAGTACCAGAAGTAACTTCTCCAATAACGTTTCCGCTACCATCTACAATATCATAACCATGTCTTGGAATTCCTCTTTCATCAAGTTCAAAAGCAACCAATTTTCTTTCTGGTTTGTGTTCTTTTTCTTTTGCTAAAGCTTCTGCATTTACAAATTCTTTGGTAAATTTTGTAATCCAACCTAATCCTGCTTCAATAGGAGATGTTGTATCGTTAATATCATTTCCGTACAAGCAATAGCCCATTTCTAAACGTAAAGTATCTCTTGCAGCTAAACCAATCGGCTTAATTCCAAAATCTGCTCCAGCTTCAAAAACTTTATTCCAAATTTGTTCAGCTTCTTCATTTTTACAGTAAATTTCAAATCCGCCAGAACCAGTATAACCCGTTGCAGAAATTATTACATTCTCAATTCCGGCAAAATCACTAATTTTAAATTTATAAAAAGGAATGCTTGCTAAATCTACAGAAGTTAAAGATTGCATTGCTTCTATAGCTTTAGGACCTTGAATAGCTAATAATGAATACCCCTCAGATAAGTCTCTTAAATCAGCATTAAACTCCTCATTGTATTTAGAAATCCAATTCCAGTCTTTTTCAATATTAGATGCATTTACAACTAGTAAATACGTGTTTTTCTTAATTTTATAACAAATTAAATCATCTACTATCCCATTATCTTCATTAGGAAAACAGCTGTATTGTGCATCTCCAATCTCTAGTTTAGAAGCATCATTAGAAGTTACTTTTTGTATTAAAGCTAAGGCATTTTCACCTTCTACTAAAAATTCTCCCATATGGCTAACATCAAAAACACCAACGGCATTTCTAACAGTTAAATGTTCTGCTGTAACTCCTTCGTATTGTACAGGCATGTTGTAACCAGCAAAAGGAACCATTTTAGCACCTAAAGCAACGTGAATATTATTTAATGCAATATTTTTCATGTATAGATTTCTTAAATTTCAGCTAAATTATTGAAAAAAATGGAATTATCTATCACGAATACTTTGTTAATATTTTTACCTAGAAAATAATAAATGTTACTTTTGAAATTCTCAATTATAAAACCACCTTTATGAAAGTTTTTAACTTTTTATTTGTCACTTTTTTGCTATTTACCTTAAATAGTATTGCGCAAACTCCTACAGATTATTTACCAAAAGAATTTCATAAAGAAAGACGTGCAATTTTACGTTCTAAAATGCCAAACAACTCGGTGGCTGTTGTGTTTGCAAACCCTATAAGAAACAGAGCAAATGACGTAGATTATGTATTTCATCAAGATCCTAATTTTTATTATTTAACCGGTTACAGAGAACCAAATGCAGTTTTAGTATTGTTTTCTGAGTTTCAAATAGATGAAAAAGGAAATTCTTATAACGAGGTTTTATATGTACAAAAAAAGGATGCAAGAGCAGAAATGTGGTATGGAAAACGCTTGGGGGCAGAAAAAGCAGCAGATGAGTTAGGTTTTAATACCACAATGAATGCAGAAGATTTTATAGCGTCACAAATTGATTTTAAGAAATTTAATAAGGTTTTTATTACAGAGTTTAAGGATGATTATAGAAATTCATCTAGAAATAATGCTGAAATTTATGATTTAGTAGCAAGTTTTAAGGAAAAATCAGGTTTTAATGAAATTCAATTTTTATCTAAAAACATAGAGAAAGCATATAATCAGATTGCAAATGTTCCTGATAAAAATATGATTGAGCTTTCTAAAAAGATAAATGAAGATCTTACTCGTTTTCCAGAGTTACAAAACGACCAATTGATTACCAATTTTGCAAAAGCGAAAAGTGATAATGAATTAAAAGATTATCAGAAAAAAATCTTCATAAGATTAATCGCTAAAAAGAATAATAACTTCAATTTTTACTTTTTAACCAATACTTTAGCAACCATGAGGGAGGTTAAAACAGCAGAAGAAGTTAAGTTATTAACCAAAGCAGTGCGAATTTCTGCTGTTGGACAAATAGAGGTAATGAAGGCAATGAAACCACACATGTCGGAAACAGAGTTACAAGGAATCCATGAATTTGTGTACAAAAAATATGGTGCAGAATACGAAGGATATCCGTCTATTGTAGGTGCCGGAAACAACGGTTGCATTTTGCATTATATCGAAAATAATAAAACAAAAGTTGGCAACGATTTAGTTTTAATGGATTTAGGAGCGGAATATAGAGGGTACACGGCAGATGTAACGCGCACAATTCCTGCTAACGGAAAATTCACAAAAGCACAAGCAGAAATTTACAATATTGTCTATAAAGCACAAGAAGCAGGAATTGCCTTGTATAAAATAGGCGAACCAATGAGTGCGCCAAACATGGCAGCGATAAAAGTGATTAATGAAGGCTTATTTCAACTCGGAATTATAAAATCTATTACGGAAAGACACAACTATTTACCACACGGAGTTTTGCATCATATTGGTTTAGACGTGCACGATCCAGGAAATTATAATAACTTTGAAGAAAATATGGTGGTTACTATGGAGCCCGGAATTTACATTCCTGAAGGTAGTGATTGTGATAAAAAATATTGGGGAATTGGTATTCGAATCGAAGACGATATTTTAGTGACTAAAAAAGGTCCTGTAAATCTTTCTGCAGAAGCACCTAGAACCCTAAAAGAAATAGAAAAAATGATGGCAAAAAAGTCTGTTTTAGACGATTTTGTATTGCCAAATTTAGATTAATAATTATGAGCACAGAACAACCAAATAATCCGTTACACGGTATAAAATTAGCCACCATGTTAGAAGAACTTTTCTTAGAATATGGTTGGGAAGAATTAGGATACAGTTTAAATATAAATGCCTTTAAAAACAATCCTACGTACAAATCTTCTTTAAAGTTTTTAAGAACAACACCTTGGGCAAGAGAAAAAGTAGAGCAGTTTTACTTAAAAAATATGATTGATTAATTTTTATTTGAAGCTATTTCCTGCTTTTCGTTATATCTTTTTATAGCTGTCATTGCGAATCGTACTTTTACTGTGTGAAACGGCAATCTTTTGTTAGAAATTTATTAGCTAATTTTAAGTGCTATAAAAAGGATACCACTTCAATCAGGGCTAGAGTTGTTTGCTGACTATTTTTAATTAACATGTTCTATGTCATTCTGAATGAGGTATAAAGAGGAGTCTAGAAGCACTATGAGATCTCTCATTAGTTTATCTTGAGCGAAGTCGAAAGGCCAAAAAGCTCACTTCTAAATGAGATGTGATGAAAAAATTATAGATAAAACAGAATAAATGGGTAATTTAACCTTTCAATAATTCCAACAATTTTTCCGTTCCAACACTTGCAACTTCCTCAATAATCATTAAATTATTAAAACGCCCCTTAGAAACGGCAGGTTTAGGATCTATAAAGTAAATATGTGTATTAGGTTTTATAAAATCTACCAAACCAGCTGCAGGATATACTTGCATAGAGGTACCAATAATTACTAAAATATCTGCTTTTTTAGTAATTTCGATCGCTTTATTTAACATGGGTACCATTTCTCCGAACCAAACAATGTGAGGTCTTAATTGACTTTTATTAGGACATAAATCTCCTAAAACTAAGTCTTTTTTCCAGTCTATAACCATATTTTCATCAACAGAACTTCTCACTTTTAAAAGTTCACCATGTAAATGCGTTACCTTTTTACTTCCTGCACGTTCGTGTAAATCATCTACATTTTGGGTAATGATTTCAACATTAAAACTCTGTTCTAAAGCCACTAAATTTTCGTGACCTTTATTTGGTGCAACTTCTAAAAGTTGCTTTCTGCGTTCGTTGTAAAAGTTTAAAACCAATTCAGGATTGGCTGCATAACCCTCAGGCGAAGCAACTTCCATTACATTATGTCCTTCCCATAAACCATCTGCATCTCTAAATGTTTGTATACCGCTTTCGGCGGAAATTCCTGCTCCAGTTAAAACAACTAATCTTTTCATTAGATAATCTGTTTTTGTATTTTTATAAATTCTTAATGTAAGGTAAAAATAATAAAATTAAGTTTGTATTTATGATTGATGATAAACTATTAAATTACTTCGAAACTTATTTAACAGATAAGAGGAAAAATCTTTTTAAAAAGGTTTTAGAAGATAGAACGCGTCATTTTGCGGTGGTTTTAGAAGATATTTTTCAACCTCATAATGCAAGTGCTGTGGTTAGAACCGCAGATATTTTTGGTGTGCAAGATGTACATGCCATAGAAAATAAATACACTAATAGAGTGTCTAGACATGTGGCAAAAGGTTCACAAAAATGGATTACCTCTAAAAGATATAAAAAAGACGGTGATAATACCAAAGTTTGTTTAGAGAACCTGCGCGAACAAGGATATCAAATTATAGCAACAACGCCACATAATGATTCTTGTTTATTACAAGATTTTGATATTA encodes the following:
- a CDS encoding YkgJ family cysteine cluster protein encodes the protein MLNPWELFSFSKEKKVSPRDFRDLYTDFGGIRLTFNGKQDKKGQNACSQYIENHGCSVHQGRPLACRLYPLGRQIQFKKADYIFEGAQFPCLTDCAEVLNLPKLSVGDYLKGQGAAPFEKAQDAYLNVMQNIADIAFELLLDSGLSASGDTKTLTLWREMGNELPEILAERIGKDWIDALMIPEIKEVGDNSIEFAQKHNELLLLKAQKQFDSLQTLDQVHEVCLLIMGVALHLSRGLGADTKGIAELWIETAKSHGAKE
- a CDS encoding Gfo/Idh/MocA family oxidoreductase produces the protein MNKNVLKTGVFSFGMSGQIFHAPFINEHPNFELSAVVERSSKKAHLTYPTIKSYDNIDELLADSEIELVIINTPNTTHFEFALKALQANKHVLLEKPFTVKSSEAKKLFTAAKKYNRAVLAYQNRRYDSDFLSAKSVLDSGKLGQLVEFHLRYDRYKYDIGPKATKETPVPGSGLAYDLGPHLLDAVISIFGIPLEWKKQLGKFRPNTQVDDYAHFHLIYPNGLQIFITTSLLVTDPQPAFILHGTKGSYIKQRADVQEQQLQKGMKPSNSLFGLEDINNKGVLTTINDEGIKKQENIVSEKSSYMQVFDDVYNTIREGKPYPVTEAQIMQQLEILES
- a CDS encoding YoaP domain-containing protein, coding for MLKSFLQTAIADAKKQHKSGLVTVVGAKKFHFMSDTKWFLKQGFEEVEKIGSGFCLLAKKIYLEAENPKFNDSVKSGTCSEKNGIVVYYSNRCPFAGFHARNSITETAKKRNLPLKIIKIKTNKQAQNAPSPATIFSLVLTEIL
- a CDS encoding metal-dependent hydrolase, producing the protein MDSLTQIVLGAAVGEAVLGRKIGNNAMLYGAIAGTIPDLDIFANFFADKVTALEIHRGFTHSIFFSVLFAPILAFIVTRYEKYKNVKDWSWLFFWAFITHPILDAQTTWGTQLFWPLDIRLAFKNVFVIDPLYTIPFLVLLILAMCQKKEAKKRRFYNNLALIISSSYLVLTFVLKGVSYQTFTKELVAQDIQYKEIQTKPTPLNTLLWTANVETENAFLIGHSSFFDKNPVEFSSYSKNHELLGNLVNQPKMQRMIAISKGWYTVNKVNGVLYFNDLRFGALSMKPNATNFVFKYKIEIDANGVPSFIEEAKDKKDAKKLLSELWERIKGN
- a CDS encoding SDR family oxidoreductase — its product is MNCLLTGGTGIVGIHIIFEWLHKAIVQKTVNHLFVVIRANDKTAEQRLLAVLEDASRPEFLNDFTLENCLEKITIIPNDLATISREVLETYNFDTVIHCAGSTNLSSTSDSKKTVHSQNYLVTKQLLEQLPERVTRFLYISTAYSFGIQNEKVCDAIENYTVTNFRNPYEQSKYESERFVKETCKLKNITSQILRPSIICGRLIDKPFYETPKYDVFYSWAIFLAKYATKSKEAFRIWIDKKSGLNIVPVDFVSKAILHAFLNPQIKELNIVNPTQILHKEYVGDVLESFDVNSYEYVTAKPKNLNSFETLYYKTIGDIFQNYISIPDLQFNTEQILNLIQQLKLENTLGVHENFMNLINYSVEKKFRKSY
- the gcvT gene encoding glycine cleavage system aminomethyltransferase GcvT; the encoded protein is MKNIALNNIHVALGAKMVPFAGYNMPVQYEGVTAEHLTVRNAVGVFDVSHMGEFLVEGENALALIQKVTSNDASKLEIGDAQYSCFPNEDNGIVDDLICYKIKKNTYLLVVNASNIEKDWNWISKYNEEFNADLRDLSEGYSLLAIQGPKAIEAMQSLTSVDLASIPFYKFKISDFAGIENVIISATGYTGSGGFEIYCKNEEAEQIWNKVFEAGADFGIKPIGLAARDTLRLEMGYCLYGNDINDTTSPIEAGLGWITKFTKEFVNAEALAKEKEHKPERKLVAFELDERGIPRHGYDIVDGSGNVIGEVTSGTMSPSLQKGIGMGYVPRILSKVGTQIHIQVRKKAIPATIVKLPFYKG
- a CDS encoding aminopeptidase P family protein, giving the protein MKVFNFLFVTFLLFTLNSIAQTPTDYLPKEFHKERRAILRSKMPNNSVAVVFANPIRNRANDVDYVFHQDPNFYYLTGYREPNAVLVLFSEFQIDEKGNSYNEVLYVQKKDARAEMWYGKRLGAEKAADELGFNTTMNAEDFIASQIDFKKFNKVFITEFKDDYRNSSRNNAEIYDLVASFKEKSGFNEIQFLSKNIEKAYNQIANVPDKNMIELSKKINEDLTRFPELQNDQLITNFAKAKSDNELKDYQKKIFIRLIAKKNNNFNFYFLTNTLATMREVKTAEEVKLLTKAVRISAVGQIEVMKAMKPHMSETELQGIHEFVYKKYGAEYEGYPSIVGAGNNGCILHYIENNKTKVGNDLVLMDLGAEYRGYTADVTRTIPANGKFTKAQAEIYNIVYKAQEAGIALYKIGEPMSAPNMAAIKVINEGLFQLGIIKSITERHNYLPHGVLHHIGLDVHDPGNYNNFEENMVVTMEPGIYIPEGSDCDKKYWGIGIRIEDDILVTKKGPVNLSAEAPRTLKEIEKMMAKKSVLDDFVLPNLD
- a CDS encoding VF530 family DNA-binding protein: MSTEQPNNPLHGIKLATMLEELFLEYGWEELGYSLNINAFKNNPTYKSSLKFLRTTPWAREKVEQFYLKNMID
- a CDS encoding NAD-dependent deacylase encodes the protein MKRLVVLTGAGISAESGIQTFRDADGLWEGHNVMEVASPEGYAANPELVLNFYNERRKQLLEVAPNKGHENLVALEQSFNVEIITQNVDDLHERAGSKKVTHLHGELLKVRSSVDENMVIDWKKDLVLGDLCPNKSQLRPHIVWFGEMVPMLNKAIEITKKADILVIIGTSMQVYPAAGLVDFIKPNTHIYFIDPKPAVSKGRFNNLMIIEEVASVGTEKLLELLKG
- a CDS encoding RNA methyltransferase — its product is MIDDKLLNYFETYLTDKRKNLFKKVLEDRTRHFAVVLEDIFQPHNASAVVRTADIFGVQDVHAIENKYTNRVSRHVAKGSQKWITSKRYKKDGDNTKVCLENLREQGYQIIATTPHNDSCLLQDFDITKKSAFVFGVEAEGVSDYVKEQADGFLKIPMVGFTESLNISVAAAIILQDVTTKLRNSSVDWKLSKEEKDVLYFNWVRKTIKNVDKIEKHYHENLKGK